In one window of Dissulfurirhabdus thermomarina DNA:
- a CDS encoding Crp/Fnr family transcriptional regulator encodes MTTATASGRRRGPDFELLRGVPVFEGLPPSALEDLLAAMERRVFRKGDLVFTQGEKVERLYVLEHGRVEVFKSDITGKRLTLWFAKAGDAFCLGNLFSESAFANALARQDSVALGIGREDLFRALRKEAGLIHRFVACISRRLAAYAEIVETLAFRSVQQRLAAFLWRCVSLDCTKEMTCTVTRSEMASLLGTRREVVSRALRRLGTAGIIELVPSGKARHAKVLDPDRLEAVARGDLSL; translated from the coding sequence ATGACCACGGCGACGGCGAGCGGTAGGCGAAGGGGCCCCGACTTCGAGCTCCTCCGCGGGGTCCCCGTCTTCGAGGGCCTGCCGCCGAGCGCCCTGGAAGACCTCCTGGCCGCGATGGAGCGAAGGGTCTTCCGGAAGGGAGACCTCGTCTTCACGCAGGGGGAGAAGGTGGAACGCCTCTACGTCCTCGAGCACGGGCGGGTCGAGGTCTTCAAGAGCGACATCACCGGAAAGCGCCTCACCCTCTGGTTCGCGAAGGCCGGGGACGCCTTCTGCCTCGGGAACCTCTTCTCCGAGAGCGCCTTCGCCAACGCCCTCGCCCGGCAAGATTCCGTGGCGCTCGGCATCGGGCGCGAGGACCTCTTCCGGGCCCTCCGGAAGGAAGCGGGCCTCATCCACAGGTTCGTCGCCTGTATCTCCCGGAGGCTGGCGGCCTACGCAGAGATCGTGGAGACCCTCGCCTTTCGGAGCGTCCAGCAACGGCTGGCCGCGTTCCTGTGGCGTTGCGTCAGCCTGGATTGCACCAAGGAGATGACCTGCACGGTCACCCGGAGCGAGATGGCGTCCCTTCTGGGGACGAGGCGCGAGGTGGTCTCCCGGGCCCTCCGGCGCCTTGGGACGGCGGGCATCATCGAGCTCGTCCCGTCCGGAAAGGCGCGGCATGCCAAGGTGCTCGACCCGGATCGGCTCGAGGCCGTCGCCCGGGGAGACCTTTCCCTCTAA
- a CDS encoding Crp/Fnr family transcriptional regulator, translating into MLERSDIDLLSRIPALSPPRAELLSLMKKTGVKRAYAPGEAVFWVGERVDRLFVVASGSVEVYKDDFEGRKLTLFKYYSGDIFCLATLNVERAFANARAVETSTLISFEKRVVDEIIAACPDFGLNFLGCLSSKLVCFSIMVDDLAFKDLTSRLAKLLLVTRETSRPNRMKLSLEELAARLGTCQEVVSRALRKLREEGLVERRGHRILITDPDGLRDRAERGHDHGDGER; encoded by the coding sequence ATGTTGGAACGGTCCGACATCGATCTGCTCTCGAGGATACCCGCCTTGTCCCCCCCGCGGGCGGAACTTCTCTCCCTCATGAAAAAGACCGGGGTCAAGCGCGCCTATGCTCCGGGGGAGGCCGTCTTCTGGGTGGGAGAAAGGGTGGACCGGCTCTTCGTGGTGGCCTCCGGATCCGTGGAGGTCTACAAGGACGACTTCGAGGGCAGGAAGCTGACCTTGTTCAAGTATTACAGCGGCGACATCTTCTGCCTCGCCACCCTCAACGTGGAACGGGCCTTCGCCAATGCCCGGGCCGTGGAGACCTCCACCCTCATCTCCTTCGAGAAACGGGTGGTGGACGAGATCATCGCCGCCTGCCCCGATTTCGGGCTCAACTTCCTGGGATGCCTGTCCTCGAAACTCGTCTGCTTCTCCATCATGGTGGACGACCTCGCCTTCAAGGACCTGACGTCCAGGCTCGCCAAGCTCCTGCTGGTGACCCGGGAGACCTCGCGCCCCAACCGCATGAAGCTCTCCCTCGAGGAACTGGCCGCGCGGCTCGGCACCTGCCAGGAAGTCGTCTCGAGGGCGCTCCGGAAGCTGCGCGAGGAGGGACTGGTCGAGAGAAGGGGACACCGCATCCTCATCACGGACCCGGACGGATTGCGCGACCGGGCGGAGAGGGGCCATGACCACGGCGACGGCGAGCGGTAG
- a CDS encoding COG3014 family protein, whose translation MRPRLHRFLAALLLLPLLAGCGVSARYQARLTAELAAGRYEAACALAEKGEGAYGRNARLLYLLDTATLDLLCGRPEAAVQLLQRADDLATELWTLSLSREAGTYLVNDYLQPYPGEDYERAFINIVAAVAYLAAGEPEEALVECRRLDEKLTLLDEKYGGKNVYKEDAFGRYLSGLIYEALGEPNDAYIAYRKAYEAYLAYRERYGTPFPPPLRRDLVRLAARLGFDQDLAEYRRRFGPVRPRQGAAPTGRVVLIHFDGLAPRKVEDRAVVPGPSGPIPLAFPRLVSTPFGAGPARLHLIRGGRDATAAAEPFLAEDVERIARRNLSDRRARVVAKMLARAALKQAAIHQATRRIKDEGERRTARFLLNVANTFIERADTRSWRYLPARIHLVVADVAPGRYTARVTVPDRPPVPLGEVAVPAGGVRFLFYETMFARRTSKP comes from the coding sequence ATGCGCCCCCGGCTCCACCGATTCCTGGCGGCCCTCCTCCTGCTGCCGCTCCTGGCGGGCTGCGGCGTGAGCGCCCGCTACCAGGCCCGCCTCACCGCGGAGCTGGCCGCCGGCCGCTATGAGGCCGCCTGCGCCCTGGCCGAGAAAGGCGAAGGGGCCTACGGCCGAAACGCCCGCCTCCTCTACCTCCTCGACACCGCCACCCTGGACCTCCTGTGCGGACGCCCGGAGGCGGCGGTCCAACTGCTCCAGCGGGCGGACGACCTCGCCACCGAGCTCTGGACCCTGAGCCTGTCGCGGGAGGCGGGCACCTACCTCGTCAACGACTACCTCCAGCCCTACCCGGGCGAGGACTACGAGCGGGCCTTCATCAACATCGTGGCCGCCGTGGCCTACCTGGCGGCAGGCGAACCCGAAGAGGCCCTGGTGGAGTGCCGCCGCCTGGACGAGAAGCTCACCCTCCTCGACGAAAAGTACGGCGGAAAAAACGTCTACAAGGAAGACGCCTTCGGCCGCTACCTGAGCGGCCTCATCTACGAGGCGCTGGGCGAGCCCAACGACGCCTACATCGCCTACCGGAAGGCCTACGAGGCCTACCTGGCCTACCGGGAGCGCTACGGGACCCCGTTCCCTCCGCCCCTTCGCCGCGACCTCGTCCGCCTGGCGGCCCGGCTCGGCTTCGACCAGGACCTGGCCGAGTACCGGCGCCGGTTCGGACCCGTCCGGCCGCGCCAGGGCGCCGCCCCCACCGGCCGCGTGGTGCTCATCCACTTCGACGGCCTCGCTCCGCGCAAGGTGGAGGACCGGGCCGTGGTCCCCGGCCCTTCCGGCCCCATCCCCCTCGCCTTCCCGAGGCTCGTCTCCACGCCCTTCGGTGCGGGGCCCGCCCGCCTGCACCTGATCCGCGGCGGGAGGGACGCCACGGCCGCGGCCGAGCCCTTCCTGGCGGAAGACGTGGAGCGGATCGCGCGCCGGAACCTCTCGGACCGAAGGGCCCGGGTCGTCGCCAAGATGCTGGCCCGGGCCGCCCTCAAGCAGGCGGCCATCCACCAGGCGACCCGCCGCATCAAGGACGAGGGCGAGCGCCGGACGGCCCGGTTCCTCCTGAACGTGGCCAACACCTTCATCGAGCGGGCGGACACGCGGTCGTGGCGGTATCTGCCGGCCCGGATCCATCTCGTCGTGGCGGACGTCGCCCCGGGGCGGTACACTGCCCGGGTGACGGTGCCGGACCGGCCCCCGGTCCCCCTCGGGGAGGTGGCCGTCCCGGCCGGCGGCGTACGCTTCCTCTTCTACGAGACCATGTTCGCCCGGAGGACCTCCAAGCCATGA